In Paenibacillus guangzhouensis, a single window of DNA contains:
- a CDS encoding ABC transporter substrate-binding protein, producing MTKAKKLLLTTFCLLMLTSIVLAGCGSKNKDQVESADKGTAEQPVELLWYTIGAPQKDLNKVMEKVSEYTKEKIGVTIKMKMFDFGDYNQKMGVIAATGEPYDIAFTSSWAFDYVTNAKKGLFYPMDDLIEKYGQDMKKAIHPSFLAGAKIDGQTFAIPVNKELPAQKVFRFNKQYVDKYKLDINSVKTLQDLEPLLAKVKEGEKGLYPLSGDKNFKFGLYYDLINENLPLGVSLNDNGDLKIVNILEQPETMRDFTTMHEYYQKGYLKQDVASAANGDEMKTGKWFVDMPDTQPFADNLWSQSLGYPVVSVPYTEAYVYNWSVLGSMHAISASSKYPEKAMQFLNLLNTDKYLRNLVNNGIEGEHYKRIDDQTVEYLPAKTERYDMPTFTLGNFFILDKMPTDPKDKWEKFAEFNNSAKNAPLLGFSFNPDSVKTEIAALQNVKEEFYPSLFTGSVDPKVYVPKAIEKFKAAGLDKVQAEMQAQLDAWKANKK from the coding sequence ATGACCAAAGCAAAGAAATTGCTGCTCACGACATTTTGTCTGTTGATGCTGACATCTATCGTCTTGGCTGGGTGTGGAAGTAAGAATAAGGACCAAGTTGAAAGCGCTGACAAGGGTACAGCTGAGCAGCCGGTAGAGCTTCTCTGGTACACGATTGGTGCGCCGCAGAAGGACCTTAACAAAGTCATGGAGAAAGTGAGCGAATATACGAAAGAGAAAATCGGCGTCACGATCAAAATGAAAATGTTCGACTTCGGTGATTACAACCAGAAGATGGGCGTCATCGCAGCAACCGGCGAACCTTATGATATTGCGTTTACATCTTCTTGGGCATTCGATTATGTGACGAACGCGAAGAAAGGCTTGTTCTATCCAATGGATGATCTCATTGAGAAATATGGACAAGACATGAAGAAGGCGATTCACCCATCCTTCCTCGCAGGCGCTAAAATTGATGGACAGACGTTCGCTATTCCGGTGAACAAAGAGCTGCCGGCGCAGAAAGTATTCCGCTTCAACAAGCAGTATGTCGACAAGTACAAGCTGGACATTAACAGCGTAAAAACGTTGCAAGATCTGGAGCCGCTGCTTGCGAAAGTGAAAGAAGGAGAGAAAGGATTGTATCCGCTTTCCGGTGATAAGAACTTCAAATTCGGTCTGTACTATGACCTAATCAACGAGAACTTGCCGCTTGGCGTATCGCTGAATGATAATGGCGACCTCAAAATCGTGAACATTCTGGAACAACCAGAGACGATGAGAGATTTCACAACGATGCATGAGTACTACCAAAAAGGTTACTTGAAGCAAGACGTGGCTTCGGCAGCGAATGGCGATGAGATGAAGACGGGCAAATGGTTCGTTGATATGCCGGATACACAGCCGTTCGCAGACAATCTGTGGAGCCAATCCTTAGGTTATCCAGTTGTATCGGTCCCTTACACAGAAGCTTACGTGTATAACTGGTCCGTTCTTGGTTCGATGCATGCGATTTCCGCGTCGTCCAAATATCCTGAGAAAGCAATGCAATTCTTGAACTTGCTGAACACAGACAAATACCTTCGTAACCTCGTGAACAACGGAATCGAAGGCGAGCACTACAAACGTATCGATGACCAGACGGTTGAATATTTGCCAGCAAAAACAGAACGTTATGACATGCCGACATTTACGCTTGGTAACTTCTTTATCCTTGATAAAATGCCTACAGATCCAAAAGACAAGTGGGAGAAATTCGCTGAATTCAACAACTCGGCCAAAAACGCGCCATTGCTTGGTTTCTCCTTCAATCCGGACAGCGTGAAGACTGAAATCGCAGCGCTTCAGAACGTGAAGGAAGAATTCTATCCTTCCCTATTCACAGGATCGGTTGATCCGAAGGTCTATGTGCCAAAAGCGATTGAGAAATTCAAAGCTGCAGGCCTCGACAAAGTACAAGCTGAAATGCAAGCACAACTCGATGCATGGAAAGCGAACAAGAAATAA
- a CDS encoding carbohydrate ABC transporter permease yields the protein MEKLAGAAPAAAVPATRRKRSLRRIGITGWLFASPWILGLLCFYAVPMLSSIYFSFTTYSILQPGEFVGLSNYVELFNDPLFWKSIYNTIYFAVFFVPLSIFVGVSLAMMLNMKVKGMAMFRTIFFLPTLVPQVALSVLWMWLLHPNFGLVNGMLASIGIDGPPWLGGEAWSKPSLILMSLWGIGQAVVIYLAGLGDISEEYYEAAAIDGASWFQKTRAVTLPLLTPVIFYNLVMGTIGAFQQFTLPYTLTKGQGTPSNSMTFYVMYLYENGFRYFKMGYASAMAWILFVIVMALTALIFVTSKRWVHYQGK from the coding sequence ATGGAGAAACTGGCTGGTGCCGCGCCGGCAGCCGCAGTTCCTGCAACAAGACGCAAACGTTCCTTGCGCCGAATAGGCATCACGGGTTGGCTGTTCGCTTCCCCTTGGATCCTCGGCCTCCTCTGCTTCTATGCCGTCCCCATGTTGTCGTCGATCTATTTCAGCTTCACGACGTACAGCATCCTGCAGCCCGGCGAATTCGTCGGCTTGAGCAATTACGTCGAGTTGTTCAATGACCCGCTATTCTGGAAATCCATCTATAATACGATCTATTTCGCCGTGTTCTTCGTGCCGTTAAGTATCTTCGTCGGCGTATCGCTCGCGATGATGCTGAATATGAAAGTCAAAGGAATGGCCATGTTCCGCACGATCTTCTTCCTGCCCACCTTGGTGCCGCAAGTTGCGTTGTCGGTGCTCTGGATGTGGCTGCTGCATCCGAACTTCGGACTCGTGAACGGGATGCTCGCCAGCATCGGGATCGACGGCCCGCCTTGGCTCGGCGGTGAAGCGTGGTCCAAGCCTTCGCTCATCCTCATGTCGTTATGGGGAATTGGGCAAGCCGTTGTCATTTACCTGGCGGGATTAGGCGACATCTCGGAGGAATACTACGAAGCGGCTGCCATCGACGGCGCCAGCTGGTTCCAGAAGACAAGGGCCGTGACCCTTCCGCTGCTGACGCCCGTCATTTTCTACAATCTCGTGATGGGGACAATTGGCGCATTTCAGCAGTTCACCCTGCCTTATACGCTTACCAAAGGGCAAGGCACGCCATCGAATTCGATGACATTCTATGTCATGTATTTATATGAGAATGGATTCCGCTATTTCAAAATGGGCTACGCTTCCGCGATGGCCTGGATCTTATTCGTGATCGTCATGGCCCTAACGGCGCTGATCTTCGTCACGTCCAAACGTTGGGTTCATTATCAAGGGAAATAA
- a CDS encoding antibiotic biosynthesis monooxygenase family protein, translated as MFIETKTIVVKEGFSDQIVQRFTGEGIIEKSEGFIDLSVLVKRTRRGNDEEVIVLIRWESEEAWKKWETSEAHIEGHRQSRGKPQPEYLVSRSHATYDVKSSKSGVSI; from the coding sequence ATGTTCATCGAGACGAAGACGATTGTCGTGAAAGAAGGCTTCTCGGACCAAATTGTTCAACGGTTTACCGGAGAAGGCATTATTGAGAAGTCGGAAGGGTTCATCGATTTGAGTGTGCTCGTGAAGCGTACACGCCGCGGCAACGACGAAGAAGTGATCGTGCTCATTCGCTGGGAATCGGAAGAAGCTTGGAAGAAATGGGAGACGAGCGAAGCGCATATCGAAGGGCATCGCCAGTCCAGAGGGAAGCCGCAGCCTGAGTATCTAGTTAGTCGATCGCATGCGACATACGATGTGAAATCCTCGAAGAGCGGCGTATCCATATAG
- a CDS encoding GntR family transcriptional regulator, giving the protein MEAHLYEQIYHYIIQEIKDGRLNEGDRVSSEKDLAEQFGVSRITSKKALEKLADTGIIKRIQGKGSFVTDQLTGRQEPKHYAAEIKVAHASEEERRLIGFIIPNFSDEFGLKLLRAIERQTAAYQYELIVKRTSGDREEEKRAIQLFVSLGVKGLLMTPIHGEHYNPDLLRLVLDQFPIVLVDRYLKGIPVCSIYTDNQKAATDLTLHLINQGHKKIAFLSPPEENTTTLEERLLGYTLAFTQEGMDLNEDYILKNFKSTLPAADHTAREHDEENLKRFLAQHPYVKAFVVSEFLVATLLAQVIYALGYPLDEYEIVCFDAMDDHLGRTIFTHIQQDEQQMGEVAVDMLISQIDGTDVPEQRIVAHRMIKRTH; this is encoded by the coding sequence GTGGAAGCGCATTTATATGAACAAATTTATCACTATATCATTCAAGAGATTAAGGATGGCCGCTTGAATGAAGGAGATCGCGTATCTTCGGAAAAAGATTTGGCTGAACAATTCGGGGTCAGTCGGATCACGTCCAAAAAAGCGTTAGAGAAGCTGGCTGATACCGGGATTATTAAGCGAATCCAAGGCAAGGGCTCCTTTGTCACTGATCAGCTTACCGGGAGGCAGGAACCGAAGCACTATGCTGCAGAGATCAAAGTCGCACACGCCTCGGAGGAGGAAAGACGGCTGATTGGGTTTATCATTCCTAACTTCTCGGATGAATTCGGCTTGAAGCTGCTTCGTGCGATTGAGCGACAGACCGCAGCCTATCAATACGAGCTCATTGTCAAACGCACCTCCGGCGACCGGGAAGAAGAAAAACGTGCCATCCAGCTCTTCGTCAGCCTGGGTGTCAAAGGGCTGCTCATGACACCGATTCACGGCGAACATTATAACCCCGATCTGCTTCGGCTTGTGCTGGACCAATTCCCAATCGTGCTCGTCGACCGCTATTTAAAAGGGATTCCGGTCTGCTCAATCTACACGGACAATCAAAAGGCCGCCACCGACCTCACACTTCACTTGATCAACCAAGGGCATAAAAAAATCGCCTTCTTGTCCCCACCCGAAGAGAACACAACAACGCTAGAGGAACGATTGCTCGGGTATACGCTCGCCTTCACCCAGGAAGGCATGGATTTGAATGAGGATTATATCTTGAAAAATTTCAAGAGCACGCTTCCCGCCGCGGATCACACAGCGAGAGAACATGATGAAGAGAACCTGAAGCGTTTCCTGGCGCAGCACCCTTATGTGAAGGCTTTCGTCGTCTCGGAGTTCCTCGTTGCTACGCTGCTGGCCCAAGTTATCTATGCCCTGGGCTATCCGCTGGATGAATACGAAATTGTATGTTTTGACGCCATGGATGATCATCTTGGGCGCACAATCTTTACCCATATTCAGCAGGACGAACAGCAGATGGGCGAAGTGGCCGTCGATATGCTGATCTCGCAAATCGATGGTACCGACGTTCCAGAGCAACGAATCGTTGCCCACCGCATGATCAAACGAACCCATTGA
- a CDS encoding ABC transporter substrate-binding protein has translation MKKTWKTAMLTLVNLLTASLFVTACGTSTGTGNADEPGVTTVTLWHGLTSIDLDNMNNVVKVFEEKNPTVKIKLVYTESSEGSDQKLLTAVAGGNPPDAALFDRFKVGTWAAQGSLTDLSDMAEKSGIRKEMYYPFAWDESSYQGKLYAIPLDTDARLLFYNKDHFKEVGLDPENPPKTIAELESAAEKLTIKEGKRFKRVGFIPWYSQGWLYTWGWVFGGQFQDAATGKITANDPKVVEALQWMTDFGKKYNVEDITGFTSAAGTEEMDPFISGQISMKVTGNFAVKGIKKFNPKLNYGVTQIPSPSGKDFTTWSGGGSIIIPKGAKNAEVAWKFLEFLGKEEGQELVNKDSNLSVIDAVNVKYGYKDDPIMKEFINVLPNSHNRPVIPEGQLLWNELASATEKSTHGNGTPKENLDRVTETVNKALEKYNK, from the coding sequence ATGAAAAAAACATGGAAAACAGCAATGCTCACGTTAGTCAATCTTCTCACTGCATCGCTTTTTGTAACCGCTTGCGGGACGAGTACAGGCACAGGGAATGCCGACGAACCAGGCGTTACGACCGTCACATTATGGCACGGCCTGACTTCGATCGATCTGGACAACATGAACAACGTCGTCAAAGTATTCGAGGAGAAAAATCCGACCGTCAAAATCAAATTAGTCTATACCGAGTCCAGCGAAGGATCAGACCAGAAGCTGCTCACAGCTGTCGCCGGCGGCAATCCGCCTGATGCAGCCCTCTTCGACCGTTTCAAAGTTGGAACCTGGGCAGCGCAAGGTTCATTGACCGACTTATCCGACATGGCAGAGAAATCAGGTATCCGCAAGGAGATGTATTACCCGTTCGCTTGGGACGAATCCAGTTATCAAGGCAAGCTGTACGCCATTCCGCTCGATACCGATGCCCGCCTCTTGTTCTACAACAAAGATCACTTTAAAGAAGTGGGACTCGACCCGGAGAACCCGCCGAAGACGATTGCAGAGCTCGAATCCGCGGCTGAGAAATTGACGATCAAGGAAGGCAAACGGTTCAAACGTGTCGGCTTCATCCCATGGTATTCCCAAGGCTGGCTCTATACATGGGGCTGGGTGTTCGGAGGGCAATTCCAGGACGCTGCAACAGGCAAGATCACAGCCAATGATCCGAAAGTCGTCGAAGCCCTTCAGTGGATGACCGATTTCGGGAAGAAATACAATGTCGAGGACATCACGGGGTTCACGAGCGCTGCAGGCACGGAAGAAATGGACCCGTTCATCTCCGGGCAGATCAGCATGAAGGTCACTGGCAACTTCGCGGTGAAGGGCATTAAAAAATTCAATCCGAAGCTGAATTACGGCGTGACGCAGATCCCTTCCCCTTCGGGCAAAGACTTCACGACCTGGTCCGGCGGCGGTTCCATTATCATCCCGAAAGGCGCAAAGAATGCGGAAGTCGCGTGGAAATTCCTCGAGTTCCTCGGCAAAGAGGAAGGTCAGGAGCTCGTAAATAAAGACTCCAACCTCTCTGTTATCGATGCGGTGAACGTGAAGTACGGGTACAAAGATGATCCGATCATGAAAGAATTCATTAACGTGCTGCCGAATTCGCATAACCGTCCCGTGATCCCTGAAGGTCAGCTGCTCTGGAACGAGCTGGCTTCCGCGACGGAAAAATCGACGCACGGCAATGGGACGCCGAAGGAGAATCTGGACCGCGTCACGGAGACTGTCAACAAAGCGCTCGAGAAGTACAACAAATAA
- a CDS encoding carbohydrate ABC transporter permease, whose amino-acid sequence MNPAAVKTINRTLAYVCLIAASAFFIIPFIWLLSTSLKPLTQIFSFPPEWIPKPFLWSNYSRAIEYIPFWTFLRNTAVITIFSTLGVIVSCPIVAYSFAKLEWRGRGTLFFITLAVMMIPSQVTLIPLFLLFTKLGWVGTPLPLIIPQFFGVPIYIFLMRQFFLGLPDALREAARLDGASEFRIYLQIMFPLAKSAVLSVALFQFMASWTDFMGPLLYLTNEISYTVSLGLQQFQSQKGSEWGMLMAVSTLMTLPIIVLFFFLQKTFIRGITFSGIKG is encoded by the coding sequence ATGAATCCTGCCGCTGTCAAAACGATCAACCGTACACTGGCTTATGTATGCCTGATTGCCGCATCCGCGTTCTTTATCATACCGTTCATCTGGCTGCTATCGACCTCGCTGAAGCCGCTAACGCAGATATTCAGCTTTCCGCCCGAATGGATCCCGAAGCCGTTCTTATGGAGCAACTACTCGCGGGCCATCGAATACATTCCGTTCTGGACGTTCCTTAGGAATACGGCCGTCATTACCATCTTCAGCACGCTCGGCGTGATCGTGTCTTGTCCGATCGTAGCCTACAGCTTCGCCAAGCTTGAATGGCGCGGCCGAGGCACGCTCTTCTTCATTACACTTGCGGTCATGATGATTCCGAGCCAAGTCACGCTCATCCCGCTGTTCTTGCTGTTTACGAAATTAGGATGGGTTGGAACACCGCTCCCGCTCATTATTCCACAGTTCTTCGGGGTGCCGATCTATATCTTCCTGATGCGCCAATTCTTCCTCGGGCTGCCGGATGCGCTGCGCGAAGCGGCCAGGTTGGACGGTGCTAGTGAATTCCGCATTTATCTGCAGATCATGTTTCCGCTGGCCAAATCCGCCGTCCTCTCAGTCGCGCTATTCCAATTCATGGCGAGTTGGACGGATTTCATGGGTCCCCTGCTCTATCTGACCAACGAAATATCGTATACCGTCTCGCTGGGCTTGCAGCAATTCCAGAGCCAGAAAGGCTCCGAGTGGGGCATGCTTATGGCGGTCTCCACGCTCATGACGCTGCCGATCATCGTCCTGTTCTTCTTCCTTCAGAAGACATTCATTCGTGGCATTACGTTTAGCGGGATCAAAGGTTAA